GTATTTTCCCCATTACAGGTCCCACCAATTGAGAAGAATGCTACAGATTGCATCGAACACAATCACGAGAAAAATGCCCTGGACCACACTGGTGGTGGTGTGTCGGCCCACGTCGTCCACGCCGCCCCTGATCTGAAATCCTTGATAACAGCCGACCAATGCAATGAGTGCTGCAAAGAATGGGGCTTTCCCCAACCCAATGAGAAAATGGCGAACGGGAACGGCTTCGTCGAATCGAGCGATGAACTCAACAAAACTGACATTGAGCTCTCCCAGGGCAATCAGCATACCTCCAAAGACGCCCACGGCATCCGCGTACACCGTCAATAAAGGAAGGGCAATAATCAGGCCAAGCGCTCGCGGCAATACCAGCAGATTCATCGGTGAGATGCCCAATGTCCGTACTGCGTCCAATTCTTCCGTGACCTTCATCGTCCCGATCTGGGCTGCATAGGCGGATCCCGATCGGCCGGCAATGAGGATTGCGACGATCAATGGCGAAATTTCACGCAAGAGCGAGATGCCGACTAAATCGACGATGAAAATATTCGTGCCGAACTTGCGGAGCTGTTCAGCCCCTTGATAGGCGATCACGACACCGACCAGAAACGTCAAGAGTCCAGTGATCGGCAGTGCTCGGACACCATCCAGTTCCACGAACCGCATCAGTGATTTCCACCGAATAGATTGGGGCCGTGCGACAGAAGCACACAGGGCGAGCGTACTTTCCCCGATGAAGGCGAGCGCGCGAACAACGGAGGCTTGCCATGACTGGATGGTCCCGGCAAGACTATTCACCCGTTTCGTTTCACGGATGGCAGCGTGACGGCCAGGCTGAATCGACTGAGCCTGTATCTTCTCAAGCAGTTGCTCAAATTCCGGTTTCAATCCTTGGAGCGACGTCTGTTGCCCCTTGTGCGGCAAGCCGTTGATGTACCGTTGCAACATGAGCGCACCGCCTGTATCCATGGCGGTCACCTCACCGGCGTCGTACAGGACGGTGGGAACATCAGGCCATCGAAGCGCGTGAGCTCCGCGTTCCAGCTGCGAGAGG
The Candidatus Nitrospira nitrosa DNA segment above includes these coding regions:
- a CDS encoding MlaE family ABC transporter permease, with amino-acid sequence MERQATISVEDNVVYCRGAWTLPNLSQLERGAHALRWPDVPTVLYDAGEVTAMDTGGALMLQRYINGLPHKGQQTSLQGLKPEFEQLLEKIQAQSIQPGRHAAIRETKRVNSLAGTIQSWQASVVRALAFIGESTLALCASVARPQSIRWKSLMRFVELDGVRALPITGLLTFLVGVVIAYQGAEQLRKFGTNIFIVDLVGISLLREISPLIVAILIAGRSGSAYAAQIGTMKVTEELDAVRTLGISPMNLLVLPRALGLIIALPLLTVYADAVGVFGGMLIALGELNVSFVEFIARFDEAVPVRHFLIGLGKAPFFAALIALVGCYQGFQIRGGVDDVGRHTTTSVVQGIFLVIVFDAICSILLNWWDL